GATCGTCAACATTATGATCGGAGGGATAACGCCGCCGTTCGGCTCAATGATGTTCACGACCTGCGCCATTACCGGATCAACTGTAGGCGAATTCTGCCGTGAGATCTGGCCGTTTATTCTGGCCCTGCTCATTGTTCTGGTAATCGTGACTTACATGCCCTCCGTGGTAATGTTTCTCCCCAACATCCTATAGTGGAGTTTGAAATGATACTCATCGGCCATCGGGGCTGTAAGTACCCCGGATATAACCAGAACACCATCCGTTCCTTTACCAAAGTAACCTCCGAAGGCGTTGCGGCCATTGAATTTGATGTCCAGCTAAGCGCAGACAAAGAACTGGTTATCGTTCACAATCTTGACCTTGAAGAGGTTTCAACCGGCAAAGGCGAGGTTTCCAGTACGGATTCAGCAACCCTGAAAAATCTCTTTGCCGGAGACCCCACACAAGGAGAGGACCGCATCCCCTTCCTTGCGGACGTTTTCGATTTCTTTGCTTCCTGTGCAGCGGACAAACGCCCGGCAATCCACATGGAACTGAAAGGGAATAATACCGGCAGAATGGCAGGAGAACTGTTCAATAAATATGTTGCCGCTGAAAAGCTTAGTATGTCCGACATGCTGGTCAGTTCCTTCAATTGGAAAGAGCTTGAAGCCATCCGCGAAGTCTGCCCTGAAGTTAAAGTTGCCCTGTTGGACGGGGCCATCCGCCGCAATCTCCTGCTGAAAAAAACAGGGCCGCAGGCAGAACAATACTTTGCCGAACTTTTCGCTTACGGTAACGAAGATTACATGCTGCCGCGCTTTCCTGTTTTGGCAGATAATCTGAAACTTCTTGATAGGATTTGCGCTGATCAACAAATCCACAGTCTGCTAAGTCAGGAACTGAAAGATTGCCTTAATGGTCGCTACTACACGGATGAACTGCTGGACAGTGCTGATTCCATGAAAGCCACTTCTATCAACCTCTGGTACCGCACTGTTGCGCCCGAATTCATCGAAAAGGCCCATGCACGGGGACTTGCCGTATTCGTGTACACCGCCAACCTTCCGGAAGAATGGACGGCCCTTGCCGATATGGGGATTGACGGTGTTTTCACTGATTTTTACGCAGAGGCCGCACGTACGCTGGCAGACTATAAAATTTAACCGGACATGGGGTTCAGGCAAGGGGCTTCCGGCTTCTGCCGGACCCCGGACCAACTCCATGCCATGACCAAAATATCTTCTCTTTTCTTCGACAAACTCGATTATCAACTATTGCAAATTGTTGATGATGTTCTCAAGCGCGGCCCTAAATCCCGCGCTTTCCGCTCCCTTTTTGTTGAGTACATGCATCCTCACGGGATCAAAGAGATGGCTGCGCCGCAAGGATTGCGCATTGCCTATGCAGTGATCAGCCTGCTGGGAAGTTTTGAGAACGGCATGGCCCACGACCGCTTGAAAGCTCTACGCTCTTTGCGCGATGAAGTATTCCTTTCCTCTTCCGGCTTCTACCGCAAAAATACCGCCCGGGTACTCCTGCAAATCATGAAAAAACTGGTCCGTCCGGGCAACAGTGAACTGAGCAGACTCAAACTGGCTCATGATTTTCGCATGGTCTCAGCAGGAAACCCGCGCAAGATCAGAAAAGAACTGGCAAAATATCATCTGGTAGAAATGCCCGAAGAATGGAACCAGTACGCTTTTGACCATCACGTACATGATGCCAACACCAAAGGAAGGAAATCACCCACCCACCTGATCATGGATGCGTGGATCAAGGGCATCCGCAAGCTCACGGTGGTTTACTACAACTACGTGCGCCCGCAGGTCATTGAGGAACTGCTTGAAGCAGGAAGCATACTGGACATTAAAGTCCGGGTAGGCATCGAGCTTTCTGCTCGTTTCAGGGATAAATACGTCCGCTTCACTTGGGAGCCGAATGTTCTTTCCGACAGTTCCAGCTACCAAAAGTTTCTTGAAAAAGAACGAGTGGTCAATTTATTTGAAGAAGGTCTGGAGGTCTCGCGTTACCAGCAGAAATATGTTTTCGACGTCCTCGCTGAATTCAATAACAACCACCGCAAGGCCCTAAGCAAACAACTGAGCTTGCAACTTCCCCTGCTGAATCAGGAAGAATTTATGGGTTTTGTAGGCACCGGACAACCGTCCATCCTGCATCTTGGACGTTTCATCCACAACAAACTTTCTATTTACGCTGAAAACAAATCCAATTGCGAAGCGGATGGAGACACAGCAGAAACAATAGAGACTGCTCTCACCCCGGAACAAAAAGAAAAACTTCACGGGCTGACTGTCAGGGCCATCATTGCTGAATATCTGATACCCGAGAAGAACCCGCATTTAAACGACCCGGCAAATCCGCATGCAGAGACAGAGCTTCCAATACTCCTGCGCTGCAACATCAATGAATTGATGACCCGTTTGCTACGCATTCACTCAAGCTCGAAATTCACCCTCAATCTGGCCAACCTCACTGCGCAGGATACACTGGAACTGCTTTATGACGGCGGGGGGATGATCACCCATATTGAGGCCTACAACCTGAAAGATGCCTGCAAGGAAATCACCGAAGGGGACAACTCTCTTGAGCAGCAGAATACCCAGCTCAGCGGACAGGAAAAGCACTATAAGCTCATCGGAAGATTGCAGAAAGCCCTCAACGAAGACAGCGTAATCACCCTGAAAAGTGCCATTCGCGAAATCATTTATGATTACGACGACCAACTGGAATGTTTAAAAAAAGAAAAGACAGCCGGTACGGTAAACTTCAGCATCATGCAGGAACGCAAGCCGGAGCTGGTGGCCATCCTTTCTGATCTGGAAAAATTTCATAAAATCTACCGCAAACGAAGCCTGAAATCACGCATTGGATCTGGCTCAACCGGACAAGCGGAACACCGACACGGCATGGGTTTTGTAGTTCTAGACACCCTCCCGGCACGGGCACGCAAACCCTTCTACCGCAACATTTGCGGCGAAGGAGGCACCCGTATCCCGGTCAGCGGTCTGATGACCAAAAGCATCAAAAGCAAGGTGGGGCGTTCTGGAAAAGGGCTCTCCCGTATTTCCGAAAACAACGACAAACGCTGGATAAAATGGAGCCTTGATTCCTTCAGGATTCACGCAGGAAAACCGGGCAATGTCGGCACCCTCGGCGGCCTGACCCTTCAGTCCGAAAACAACATGGACTGCAAGAAAGAAGCAGATACGCTCGATAAACCGTGGACCTACCTGAATACCAACATCAAAAATACCGCCAAGGTCCTGCTGGGCTTTATCCCCGCCTTCCTGACCTTTTACCTGACCAAGGACTGGTGGCTGCTGTCCTATTTCGGGGCGGTAATCTGGTTTGCCATCACCGGATCACGGAATATTATCCAATCGGTCCTCGGCGGCGGAGGTTTACGCCGTTCTCCCTTACTGCCGTGGAACTCGCTGGTCAGCTGGAGCCGCATTTCCGACTCTCTGCTCTACACCGGATTCTCGGTACCCCTGCTGGATTATCTGGTCAAAACCCTGCTGCTGGACAACACCTTCGGAATAACCACCGCCACCGATCCCATACTGCTCTATTCAGTAATGGGACTGGCTAACGGTATTTATCTTTCCAGCCACAATGCCATCCGAGGACTGCCCAAGGGAGCCACTGTGGGCAACTTTTTCAGGTCCATTCTCGCCATTCCCGTAGCCGTAGCCTTAAGCGGACTGATCGGGGCCTCGCTGGGCATGGCCGGAATCCCGGACGCATCAGGAATCTTGCAGAAATGGGCTGCGATCATCTCTAAATTCGCATCAGACGGGGTTGCGGCCTTTATCGAAGGACTCGCCGACAGGCAGGCCAACATCAAAGCCAGACTTACCGGATACAAAACCAAAATAGCCCAGCTCTTTTCGGTTTTCTCCAGACTGGACCTCATGTTCCCCGAAGAAGACGTGCTTGAGATGCTCCAGACCCCTAAAATGATGATACGGACCCTTGGTAAGGAAGCGCAGGACCTTGAAAGACTGATCATCGTAAACGCCCTTGATCTCATGTACTTCTGGCTTTATCAGCCGCGTTCACGAAAAGCATTGGCCATTGTTATGCAAAACATGTCCCGTGAGGAATGGCTCATCTTCTACCGTTCACAGCTGATTCTGAAACGGCACAAAGAGATCAGTCAGGTCTTTGTGGACGGTCTGGTGGGCAAGCATTTCTCCAAGGCCCTTGCTTTTTATCTGGACCAATCCCCGCAATACTTGGCCGATATGGAGAAACTGGGCAAGAAAAGAAATTCGTAACGGGGGCAGGCAGCCTCCGCTTCTCAGAGTATGGATATAAAAAACTCTTTTTCAAGCTCTCAAGACTTGCCCCACCGGCAACAACAGGATAGGCAATGCTGCATCACGTGACACCCAAAAACGTCTTGCAAATCCCATGAGCGAATCGATTCATACCCATTGCCCCAAGCTGGCAGCACAACTCAGCACCCCCATTACCATTGGCGGAAAAACCATCCCCAACCGGTTATGGCTGGCCCCCATGGCCGGATTGACCCATAGTGCTTTTCGGCAGGTTCTCGCCCACTATGGGTCCTGCGGCCTGGCCTTTACGGAAATGTGCAACGCCAAGGCTGTTCCAACAGAAAACCCCAGAATATCCCCGGTATTTCGATGGCACGAGTGGGAACTACCCAGCCTGGTATGTCAATTGGTAGGTGCTACACCAGTAGAGTTGGTGATTGCAGCAAAACGCGTGGAGCGCGAAGGTTTTTTTGGCGTGGATATCAACATGGGATGCTCTGCGCGGGGAATGATCAAACGCGAAGCAGGAG
This window of the Desulfovibrio sp. JC022 genome carries:
- a CDS encoding glycerophosphodiester phosphodiesterase yields the protein MILIGHRGCKYPGYNQNTIRSFTKVTSEGVAAIEFDVQLSADKELVIVHNLDLEEVSTGKGEVSSTDSATLKNLFAGDPTQGEDRIPFLADVFDFFASCAADKRPAIHMELKGNNTGRMAGELFNKYVAAEKLSMSDMLVSSFNWKELEAIREVCPEVKVALLDGAIRRNLLLKKTGPQAEQYFAELFAYGNEDYMLPRFPVLADNLKLLDRICADQQIHSLLSQELKDCLNGRYYTDELLDSADSMKATSINLWYRTVAPEFIEKAHARGLAVFVYTANLPEEWTALADMGIDGVFTDFYAEAARTLADYKI